One Spodoptera frugiperda isolate SF20-4 chromosome 10, AGI-APGP_CSIRO_Sfru_2.0, whole genome shotgun sequence genomic region harbors:
- the LOC118277426 gene encoding protein 4.1 homolog isoform X1 — translation MPEGVAKEDAKGKAKEASPRRRPSGNVVKVKVELLDGSIMELDVDRKIRGQELLGKVCDKLNLVEKDYFGLLYEDRGDPRVWVDLEKRLSKMLKYEPWSVRFSVKFYPPEPAQLQEELTRYQLVLAVRKDLLEGRLPCSSVTHALLASYLLQSELGDYEASESGAALCKQLKLVPASAATPDLEEKVIELHKTHRGQTPAEAELNYLENAKKLAMYGVDLHPAKDSENVDITLGVCSSGLLVHREKLRINRFAWPKILKISYKRHNFYVKLRPGEFEQFESTVGFKLANHRAAKKLWKTCVEHHTFFRLMSPEPAPKSSLFPRLGSRFRYSGRTQYESRNAAPQRAPPHFARTLSNRKLSSRSMDALAAGEKDDSMPPDAAKRHTMPPQPAPRPTIKDKLRRRSGGTASASSASSLEGEYLADKHDKKPPPGAVKVMPTAPPDKKDEKKVLEQRKPAENGTDTTSDPGITNNVDTTPKKSKTGGFGLFGGRKDKSPKEEKSPKDKSPKEKSPKTKDKVKDPKIKVAALDTSNDSSNLDSSLDKSPTKGDDKPSFTKPYEYTDTEKSPTRTKPFIQGAFSYEKEPISDEKQRALDDSQSPTTRKAGLAFNYAPGEDKKVAESAEKRKTPEDPSKLKTPGLDYVQSAALKEQAKNLIDPTLALLDSERSHHEAPAALPVVAAKPDNEIQVVIITGRYNPKSKKLDDANGTILVTKGTLNKANGKIQTDKELINTKSGQVTYTDPATGKQEVKNGHVDKSGHILFTSGVIDPKTGKIDPTLAQQYCFVEKSADKVGAKPGREVDLVVITGKYDGKNKKLDASHGHVDVSRAVVGPDGNVASNYGVIDPRTGKINYIDPKSGKEEPKQAYVDQKTGNILITTAVVDPKSGKVDSSLGQQFSIVEKDATKANREVRLVVVTSKYDLKTKKLEPTFAHVDSVKGVLSGTDGKIYTEYGTIDPRTGEIVVTDSKTGKQETKHATVDPKTGNILLLSGVVDPRTGQLDTTLGQQYSVVDKPIDTFANCSGKEVQVVAITGKYDSKGKKLDNPNGFIETSRAIISDKDAKVHSNFGVLDPNNGKVYFTDPKTGKRDSKQATVDPKTGSFILTSGVIDPKTGKTDSSLAQQLTVVDRDAPKGIPERYANLVIVTSKYDPKHKKLDITNAHVDSYPGKYDNNDTVHTDFGVVDPATGEITITDPITGKQEVKKAAVDPKTGNLLLTSVVVDPQTGKVDPTLGQQITVVDKPKDTFPSVAGKEVQLVVITSKYDSKYKKLDSPNGHIETSRGVVAADGKVHSNFGVIDPKSGKMEYVDPKTGKQELKQAVADPKTGHLIVSSGVVDPKTGKVDSSLAQQFAIVDKDRVAPERYVNLVIVTSKYDLKNKKLDLTNAHVDSVPGKVGADDKVHTAFGIVDPSTGDIVVTDPVTGKQEVKKATVDPKTGNLLLTSSVVDPVSGHVDPTLGQQISVVDKPKDSFAAVPGKEVQLVVITSKYDPKTKKLDNPNGHVETSRGIIAADGRVHTNFGVIDPKTGKIEHVDPKTGKPETKQAIADPQSGHLILASGVVDPKTGKTDSSLAQQFSIVDKDAPKERYVNLVIVTTKYDPKNKKLDLTNAHVDSVPGKIGADGKVHTEFGEVDPTTGDIIVKDPITGKRETKVATIDPKTGNLLLTSGVVDPQTGQVDPNLGQQISVVDKPKDTFTPVPGREVQLVIITSKYDLKNKKLDNPNGHIETSRGIVAADGRIHTNYGIIDPKTGKIEHVDPKTGKHETKQAVADPGVGFKTGNLLITSGVVDPKTGKPDSSLAQQFTIVEKETKPVEREIHLVIITTKYDPRSKKIDPSQGHVDTISGVLGADGRIRTAVGIIDPATGEIVVTDPKTGRQEVKRAQVHPETGHMVISSNVVDPQTGRVDPSLVQQYSIVNKPVVPFTKPTSKGEVRLVIITSKYDPYTKSVDANAGNIEAAKGYVSAEDGKIHTDFGIIDPRSGQILYKDPITGKQELKQAEIDPKTGNLIITTAVVDPKTGKVEPSYAQQLSIVDKQNVLSKVAPITQRASVSPARQVPSPVKTPTPTPVQTPLQSPVRTSSPITSYAQKSSPLTPTAKSPVKPTSAPPEPPKRKIVKIMVVFTKLDPKTKKPDLHTAEVEHLTGILDPNGLIETKYGVIDSNTGNIVITDPAGQKQTREGYVLTETGQIFINSGAIDPKTGKLDPNLGMILSVAKQEDPVVEITTITGPIDPKTGKVDIDKGTVEHTKGKVDAETGHISTKYGVVDPSNGVIFVTNTSDAKAVHIDENNGLITIKGVVDPKTGRPDPNLGQVIVVGTHIDPVVEVTTFVGKLDTKKGLIEPKHSLVESSTGQINPDNNKIDTKFGQIDLVKGTVTYNDPKTGKFESRELKVDPVTGQFLLKTGQINPKSGKPDKDVARMICLRIIKNKIDPVSGKQIVSNDPKNVKVDPKTNQIWIAGPKDPVSGEVIYTAGQVDPVTGYIITIYGRLDPKTGVIVRTQDVDKSLIKVDPVNGQIYTATGEVDENNQPLYSASQVDPSTGEIYTKLGKIDPQTGRLIIIKIYIITQKDDKGRVKEVDPKECTIDETTGRIITTKTVYLYQIIDPITGETIDVDPDDPRLKGARTTVTQTMTLSGKIDPVTGRIKTEYGDIDPDTGDIDPSTAVRDPVTGQLILHYSQIDPSHFEDKSGNYTIEKETQDLPANIDIQTVNTHKFSTFGKDESPLRGDEPKTFTEYTTSEHIRHQGYVSSSTPLSSKIPVSQRSKKTPTPPVVVKTTTKQLLTKNDEGVTHNVEQEVENLGTGEVTFSTHTNKAESLEPMEGPGKSPYVTARAVTTRTATTHHDLDTKAKTQQMEEKTVAHTLTSSATRQEQRVVTQEVKTMVTTGDQLTRRGSESSLSSGDSGTPIDFDEGAGEGHYYVTEPGSYKTTTTSTVMGNAPFGSMVHGATTRTSTGPVVTEPVEVTETEEVLADGEVVSSQTISSKTRTVETITYKTERNGVIETRVEQKITIQSDGDPIDHDRALAEAIQEATAMNPDMTVEKIEIQQQSTQP, via the exons ATGCCGGAGGGAGTGGCGAAGGAGGATGCGAAGGGGAAGGCCAAGGAGGCCTCGCCGCGGCGCCGCCCCTCAGGCAACGTCGTCAAGGTCAAGGTGGAACTCCTCGATGGCTCCATCATGGAACTTGACGTCGAT AGAAAGATCCGAGGGCAGGAGTTGCTGGGCAAGGTGTGCGACAAACTGAACCTGGTGGAGAAGGACTACTTCGGGCTGCTGTACGAGGACCGCGGGGACCCGCGCGTCTGGGTCGACCTCGAGAAGAGGCTCTCCAAGATGCTCAAAT ACGAACCGTGGTCCGTGCGGTTCTCAGTGAAGTTCTACCCGCCGGAGCCAGCACAGCTGCAGGAAGAACTCACGCGGTACCAACTTGTGCTGGCTGTCAGGAAAGACTTGCTTGAAG GTCGGCTCCCATGTTCGTCAGTGACGCACGCGCTGCTGGCGAGCTACCTGCTGCAGTCGGAGCTGGGCGACTACGAGGCGTCGGAGTCGGGCGCCGCGCTCTGCAAGCAGCTCAAGCTCGTCCCCGCCTCCGCCGCCACGCCCGACCTCGAGGAGAAAGTCATCGAGCTGCATAAGACGCATAG AGGTCAGACGCCAGCGGAAGCGGAGCTGAACTACCTGGAGAACGCGAAGAAGCTGGCGATGTACGGCGTGGACCTGCACCCCGCCAAGGACTCGGAGAATGTCGACATCACGCTCGGAGTCTGCTCCTCGGGCCTGCTCGTACATCGGGAGAA ACTACGTATCAACCGGTTCGCGTGGCCAAAGATCCTGAAGATCAGCTACAAACGTCACAACTTCTACGTGAAGCTGCGGCCGGGCGAGTTCGAGCAGTTCGAGTCCACGGTCGGGTTCAAGCTCGCCAACCACCGCGCCGCCAAGAAACTCTGGAAGACTTGTGTTGAACATCATACATTCTTCAG ACTGATGTCCCCGGAGCCGGCGCCGAAGAGCTCCTTGTTCCCGCGGCTGGGGTCCCGGTTCCGGTACAGCGGGCGCACGCAGTACGAGTCGCGGAACGCCGCCCCGCAGCGCGCGCCGCCGCACTTCGCGCGCACGCTCTCCAACAGGAAGCTGTCCTCGCGCAGCATGGACG CGTTGGCAGCCGGGGAGAAGGATGATTCGATGCCACCGGACGCGGCCAAGCGCCACACCATGCCGCCGCAGCCAGCGCCGCGACCCACCATCAAAGACAAG CTGCGGCGGCGCTCGGGCGGCACGGCCAGCGCCTCGTCCGCGTCCTCGCTCGAGGGGGAGTACCTCGCCGACAAACACGACAAG AAGCCACCTCCAGGCGCGGTGAAGGTGATGCCCACAGCGCCTCCAGACAAGAAGGATGAGAAGAAAGTCTTGGAGCAAAGGAAACCTGCTGAAAATG GTACAGACACGACCAGTGATCCCGGCATCACAAACAACGTCGACACCACTCCTAAGAAGTCCAAG ACCGGAGGATTCGGACTGTTCGGTGGTAGAAAGGATAAGTCGCCTAAAGAAGAAAAATCACCCAAAGATAAGTCTCCAAAAGAAAAATCACCGAAAACGAAAGATAAGGTCAAAGACCCGAAGATTAAAGTGGCCGCGCTTGATACGTCCAATGACAGTTCTAACCTCGATAGTTCACTTGACAAGAGCCCCACGAAGGGCGACGACAAACCTTCGTTCACTAAACCGTACGAATACACTGACACTGAGAAGAGCCCCACACGCACCAAACCATTTATCCAAGGTGCCTTCAGTTACGAGAAGGAGCCAATATCTGATGAGAAGCAACGGGCTTTAGATGACAGCCAAAGCCCCACGACCAGAAAAGCTGGCCTCGCTTTCAACTACGCTCCTGGCGAAGATAAGAAGGTTGCTGAAAGCGCAGAGAAGCGCAAAACACCAGAAGATCCAAGCAAGCTTAAGACGCCAGGACTGGATTACGTGCAGTCGGCAGCTCTGAAGGAGCAAGCTAAGAACTTAATAGATCCCACTCTAGCTTTACTCGACTCTGAAAGATCGCACCATGAAGCGCCTGCAGCCTTACCTGTGGTTGCAGCTAAACCAGACAACGAAATCCAAGTGGTCATCATCACTGGTCGCTACAACCCTAAGTCTAAGAAACTAGATGATGCAAATGGCACCATCTTGGTCACCAAAGGCACGCTGAACAAAGCCAATGGCAAAATTCAAACAGATAAAGAACTTATCAATACGAAATCTGGACAAGTCACCTACACAGACCCTGCTACAGGCAAGCAAGAGGTCAAGAATGGGCATGTGGACAAATCAGGACACATACTTTTCACCTCTGGGGTTATTGACCCTAAGACAGGTAAGATTGATCCAACGTTGGCTCAACAGTACTGCTTCGTAGAAAAATCCGCTGACAAAGTTGGAGCTAAACCTGGCCGTGAAGTCGACTTAGTTGTTATCACTGGCAAGTACGACGGTAAGAACAAGAAACTCGATGCGTCGCATGGACATGTAGACGTTTCTAGAGCCGTTGTTGGTCCAGACGGTAATGTTGCCTCAAATTACGGTGTTATCGACCCAAGAACAGGCAAGATTAATTATATTGATCCCAAATCTGGCAAAGAAGAACCTAAACAAGCTTACGTTGACCAGAAAACTGGAAACATTTTGATTACTACAGCTGTTGTGGATCCAAAATCTGGCAAGGTCGACTCCTCGCTTGGCCAGCAGTTCAGCATTGTAGAAAAGGATGCGACCAAAGCAAACCGCGAAGTCAGACTAGTGGTTGTTACTAGCAAATACGATCTTAAGACAAAGAAATTAGAGCCCACATTCGCTCATGTAGACTCAGTCAAGGGAGTTCTGAGTGGAACCGATGGTAAAATCTACACAGAATATGGTACCATCGATCCAAGAACTGGAGAAATTGTTGTCACTGATTCTAAGACTGGCAAGCAAGAGACCAAACATGCAACAGTCGATCCCAAGACTGGAAACATTCTGTTATTGTCCGGAGTTGTAGACCCAAGAACTGGACAGTTGGACACTACGCTGGGACAACAGTACAGCGTTGTCGACAAACCTATCGATACCTTTGCTAATTGCTCTGGAAAAGAAGTCCAGGTTGTTGCCATCACAGGCAAATATGATTCTAAGGGCAAGAAGTTAGATAATCCCAACGGATTCATTGAAACTTCTCGAGCTATCATCAGCGACAAAGATGCCAAGGTCCACTCAAACTTCGGAGTACTGGATCCCAATAATGGCAAAGTTTACTTCACTGACCCCAAAACAGGTAAACGTGATTCCAAACAAGCCACAGTTGATCCTAAGACTGGAAGCTTCATACTTACATCTGGAGTCATTGACCCTAAGACGGGCAAGACTGACTCGTCTCTAGCACAACAATTGACAGTGGTCGACAGGGATGCCCCTAAAGGCATCCCCGAAAGATATGCCAATTTAGTAATCGTCACATCTAAATATGATCCTAAACACAAGAAATTGGACATCACCAATGCGCATGTCGACAGCTACCCAGGTAAATACGACAATAATGACACAGTCCACACTGACTTCGGTGTAGTCGATCCGGCCACCGGTGAAATAACTATCACTGACCCAATCACAGGCAAGCAAGAAGTAAAGAAGGCCGCCGTTGATCCTAAGACTGGCAATTTACTCCTTACATCAGTTGTTGTTGATCCTCAGACTGGTAAGGTTGACCCTACATTAGGACAACAAATCACAGTCGTAGATAAACCCAAGGACACATTCCCATCAGTAGCTGGAAAGGAAGTACAGCTCGTAGTGATTACTAGCAAATATGACTCGAAATACAAGAAGTTGGACAGTCCTAACGGACATATTGAGACGTCACGAGGTGTCGTTGCCGCTGACGGCAAAGTTCACTCGAACTTCGGCGTGATTGACCCGAAATCTGGCAAAATGGAATACGTCGACCCTAAAACCGGCAAGCAAGAACTCAAACAAGCAGTTGCTGATCCTAAGACTGGTCATTTGATCGTTTCTTCTGGAGTTGTAGACCCGAAGACAGGAAAAGTTGACTCTTCCTTAGCTCAGCAGTTCGCCATCGTTGACAAAGATAGAGTGGCACCTGAACGATATGTCAACCTCGTTATTGTCACATCTAAATACGACCTTAAGAACAAGAAATTAGACCTCACTAATGCGCATGTCGATAGTGTACCTGGAAAGGTAGGTGCAGATGATAAAGTGCACACAGCGTTTGGTATTGTTGACCCGAGCACTGGAGATATCGTAGTGACTGACCCAGTTACAGGCAAGCAGGAGGTTAAGAAAGCTACAGTGGACCCCAAAACTGGCAATCTTCTCCTTACGTCATCAGTGGTTGATCCTGTATCAGGACATGTTGATCCTACGCTAGGACAACAGATCAGCGTTGTAGACAAACCGAAAGACAGTTTCGCTGCTGTGCCTGGTAAGGAAGTACAGCTAGTTGTGATCACCAGCAAATACGATCCGAAAACTAAGAAACTCGACAATCCCAATGGTCATGTCGAGACATCACGAGGTATCATCGCCGCTGATGGAAGAGTACATACCAATTTCGGTGTCATTGACCCGAAGACTGGAAAGATTGAGCATGTTGATCCTAAGACCGGTAAACCAGAGACTAAACAAGCCATCGCTGATCCACAGTCAGGACATTTGATTTTAGCTTCTGGAGTGGTCGACCCCAAAACAGGAAAGACCGATTCGAGCCTTGCGCAGCAGTTCTCAATTGTAGACAAAGATGCTCCTAAAGAGAGATACGTTAACCTGGTTATTGTGACAACTAAATACGATCCTAAGAATAAGAAACTAGACCTCACCAACGCTCATGTAGACTCAGTGCCCGGAAAGATCGGCGCTGATGGCAAAGTGCATACCGAATTCGGTGAAGTGGACCCAACTACTGGCGATATCATCGTTAAAGATCCAATCACTGGAAAACGTGAGACTAAAGTGGCCACCATTGATCCCAAGACTGGTAATCTCCTTTTGACTTCAGGAGTGGTTGACCCTCAAACTGGTCAAGTTGATCCCAACTTAGGACAACAGATAAGCGTTGTTGACAAACCTAAAGACACCTTCACGCCAGTTCCTGGCAGGGAAGTTCAGTTGGTCATCATTACTTCGAAATATGATCTTAAGAATAAGAAGCTCGACAACCCTAACGGTCACATTGAGACCTCAAGAGGTATTGTTGCCGCTGATGGTAGAATTCACACCAACTATGGCATAATTGATCCGAAGACAGGAAAGATCGAACATGTTGATCCTAAGACAGGCAAACATGAGACGAAACAAGCCGTGGCTGATCCTGGCGTAGGTTTCAAAACAGGCAATCTTCTGATAACCTCTGGTGTCGTAGACCCGAAGACCGGAAAACCAGACTCTTCGCTCGCTCAACAATTTACGATTGTCGAGAAAGAGACGAAACCTGTCGAAAGAGAGATTCATCTCGTCATTATTACCACGAAATACGACCCGAGGAGTAAGAAGATTGATCCTAGCCAGGGTCATGTCGACACTATCAGTGGTGTGCTTGGAGCCGACGGAAGGATTCGTACAGCTGTTGGAATCATTGACCCTGCGACTGGAGAGATCGTCGTTACTGACCCTAAGACTGGCAGACAAGAAGTCAAGCGTGCTCAGGTACACCCTGAAACCGGACACATGGTTATTTCAAGCAATGTAGTCGATCCCCAAACTGGAAGAGTTGATCCTTCATTGGTGCAACAATACAGCATTGTCAACAAACCGGTCGTGCCCTTCACGAAACCAACTTCCAAGGGTGAGGTGCGTCTGGTTATCATCACCAGTAAATACGATCCTTACACCAAGTCGGTGGACGCTAATGCAGGTAACATTGAAGCTGCTAAGGGCTACGTCAGCGCCGAAGACGGCAAGATTCACACAGATTTTGGAATTATCGATCCAAGATCTGGACAAATCCTCTACAAAGACCCAATAACTGGCAAACAAGAGCTGAAACAGGCTGAAATTGATCCTAAGACAGGAAACTTGATAATAACTACCGCCGTAGTAGACCCCAAGACTGGCAAAGTAGAGCCCTCGTACGCGCAGCAGTTGAGCATTGTTGATAAGCAAAATGTGTTGTCTAAAGTAGCGCCAATAACACAGAGAGCTAGCGTGTCCCCCGCCAGGCAGGTCCCGTCGCCTGTAAAGACCCCGACCCCCACACCAGTACAGACACCGCTGCAATCTCCCGTCCGTACATCATCACCCATTACCAGCTACGCTCAGAAATCATCACCACTCACACCGACAGCTAAATCACCTGTCAAGCCGACTTCAGCACCTCCAGAACCACCCAAGAGGAAGATCGTTAAGATCATGGTTGTCTTCACAAAACTCGATCCTAAGACTAAGAAGCCTGATCTTCATACTGCTGAAGTGGAACATCTAACTGGAATTCTTGATCCCAATGGATTGATCGAAACTAAGTACGGTGTAATTGATTCTAACACTGGTAACATTGTTATAACTGATCCTGCTGGTCAGAAGCAGACCCGTGAAGGCTACGTATTAACTGAAACTGGTCAAATCTTCATCAACTCAGGTGCAATTGATCCCAAAACAGGTAAACTCGATCCTAATCTAGGCATGATCCTCAGTGTTGCTAAACAAGAAGATCCAGTAGTCGAAATCACGACAATTACTGGACCCATTGATCCTAAGACAGGTAAAGTAGACATTGATAAGGGCACAGTCGAGCACACGAAAGGTAAAGTTGACGCTGAAACTGGTCACATTTCCACGAAATACGGTGTCGTCGATCCCTCAAATGGAGTCATATTTGTTACAAATACCTCAGACGCTAAAGCTGTCCACATTGATGAGAATAATGGCCTCATTACTATCAAAGGTGTCGTAGACCCGAAGACAGGCAGACCTGATCCTAACCTTGGACAGGTTATTGTTGTCGGTACTCATATCGACCCAGTGGTTGAAGTGACCACATTTGTTGGAAAACTCGACACCAAGAAGGGACTCATCGAACCCAAACATTCACTAGTAGAAAGCAGCACAGGTCAAATCAATCCtgacaataacaaaattgaCACCAAATTCGGACAAATCGACCTTGTCAAGGGTACTGTTACGTACAATGATCCTAAGACAGGCAAGTTTGAAAGCAGGGAACTTAAGGTTGACCCAGTCACTGGTCAGTTCTTACTGAAGACTGGGCAGATCAATCCTAAATCTGGAAAGCCGGATAAGGACGTCGCCAGAATGATTTGCTTGAGAATCATAAAGAACAAGATTGATCCCGTGTCTGGCAAACAAATTGTATCCAACGATCCCAAGAACGTTAAAGTTGATCCTAAGACCAACCAGATTTGGATCGCTGGACCCAAAGACCCAGTATCTGGCGAAGTCATTTACACAGCCGGCCAAGTCGACCCTGTCACCGGTTACATCATCACAATTTACGGTCGTCTCGATCCCAAGACTGGCGTTATCGTCAGAACGCAAGATGTTGACAAGTCACTCATCAAAGTCGACCCAGTCAATGGACAGATCTACACCGCAACTGGAGAAGTTGACGAAAACAACCAACCGCTATACTCTGCATCACAAGTCGATCCCAGTACTGGCGAGATTTACACCAAACTTGGTAAAATCGATCCCCAGACGGGCAGGTTGATCATCATCAAGATCTATATCATCACACAGAAAGACGACAAGGGAAGAGTCAAGGAAGTCGATCCCAAGGAGTGCACCATCGATGAAACGACTGGAAGAATCATCACGACGAAAACAGTGTATTTGTACCAGATCATTGATCCAATCACTGGAGAAACTATCGACGTCGACCCCGATGACCCGAGGTTGAAGGGCGCGCGCACAACTGTCACACAAACCATGACGTTGTCTGGCAAGATCGACCCTGTCACGGGCAGGATTAAAACGGAGTACGGAGATATCGACCCCGACACTGGCGATATAGACCCCAGCACGGCCGTCAGAGACCCCGTCACCGGACAACTCATTCTCCACTACTCGCAAATTGATCCCTCACACTTCGAAGACAAGAGTGGAAACTACACGATAGAGAAAGAAACACAAGACTTGCCGGCCAACATCGACATACAGACCGTGAACACGCACAAGTTCTCCACTTTCGGCAAGGACGAGAGTCCGCTGAGAGGAGACGAACCCAAGACGTTCACTGAGTACACGACGAGCGAGCACATACGGCACCAGGGCTACGTGTCGTCATCCACTCCTCTATCCTCCAAGATCCCGGTTTCACAGCGCTCTAAGAAGACGCCGACCCCTCCCGTCGTGGTGAAGACCACCACCAAACAGCTCCTGACGAAAAATGACGAGGGCGTCACACACAATGTGGAACAGGAGGTGGAGAACCTCGGCACCGGCGAGGTCACCTTCTCCACACATACCAACAAG GCGGAAAGCCTTGAGCCGATGGAGGGTCCCGGCAAGAGCCCGTACGTGACGGCGCGCGCGGTCACCACGCGGACCGCCACCACCCACCACGATCTAGATACCAAGGCCAAGACGCAGCAGATGGAGGAGAAGACGGTGGCGCACACGCTCACCTCGTCCGCCACCCGGCAGGAGCAGCGCGTGGTCACGCAGGAGGTCAAAACCATGGTGACTACTGGCGACCAG CTAACTAGGCGCGGGTCCGAGTCCTCGCTGAGCAGTGGTGACTCGGGCACTCCCATCGACTTTGACGAAGGAGCCGGTGAAGGACATTACTACGTCACG GAGCCGGGCTCATACAAGACGACGACGACGAGCACCGTGATGGGGAACGCGCCATTCGGCAGCATGGTGCACGGTGCTACCACTAGG ACGAGTACGGGTCCGGTGGTGACGGAGCCGGTGGAGGTGACGGAGACGGAGGAGGTGCTGGCCGACGGCGAGGTCGTCTCCTCGCAGACCATCAGCTCCAAGACGCGCACCGTCGAGACTATCACC TACAAGACGGAGCGTAACGGCGTGATCGAGACGCGTGTGGAGCAGAAGATCACCATCCAGTCGGACGGGGACCCCATCGACCACGACCGAGCACTCGCAGAGGCTATACAG GAGGCCACAGCGATGAACCCAGACATGACAGTCGAGAAGATCGAGATCCAGCAACAGAGCACGCAACCCTAA